In one Leptospira fletcheri genomic region, the following are encoded:
- a CDS encoding gamma carbonic anhydrase family protein: MKIHESAYVHPAATLIGLVELGANSSIWPGAVLRADMNSIRLGEAVNIQDNSTLHTDSTRGIFIDDYTLVGHNTMLHGCKIGKGCLIGIGSVILDGAEIGSGAMVLAGCIVRGGKKIPPRSMVLPKNGDLAIYPNKAKPAVTIAGCLEYVELSKRILANKFGPFSPEEEAEFLKEAERIVSDFGI, translated from the coding sequence ATGAAGATTCACGAGTCTGCGTACGTTCATCCTGCCGCCACTTTGATCGGGCTTGTGGAATTAGGAGCCAATTCTTCCATTTGGCCGGGAGCCGTACTGCGTGCGGATATGAATTCGATTCGACTAGGGGAAGCGGTCAATATCCAAGACAACTCCACCTTGCACACCGATTCCACTCGCGGAATCTTTATCGACGACTATACTTTGGTAGGTCATAATACCATGCTTCACGGCTGTAAAATCGGGAAAGGTTGTCTCATCGGCATCGGTTCCGTGATTCTGGACGGCGCGGAGATCGGTTCTGGCGCCATGGTCCTTGCAGGATGTATCGTACGCGGCGGAAAAAAAATACCGCCGAGGTCCATGGTTCTTCCCAAAAACGGGGATCTCGCTATTTATCCGAACAAGGCCAAGCCTGCGGTGACGATCGCGGGTTGCCTGGAATATGTGGAGCTTTCCAAACGCATTCTTGCGAATAAGTTCGGTCCCTTTTCCCCGGAAGAGGAAGCCGAATTTTTGAAAGAGGCGGAACGGATCGTTTCCGATTTTGGAATTTGA
- the pheT gene encoding phenylalanine--tRNA ligase subunit beta translates to MKLSLDWMNEYVPLSEVPLEEILKKIAASICEIDGVEDFFAHLEKVVLVRIDSLEKHPQADKLQVAQVNDGKNKIQIVSGAPNLRVGDLVPLAVPGAVLDGKEIRDSELRGVRSSGMLCSEKELGLSDEDSGVFVVTDPQAKPGDVLRDFLGFRDKILDVDNKSITHRPDLWSHFGFARELAAQLGLPIRFHPLEQNWEFDNSVPQPKVSDTEFAHSYFSVGIEGVKISPSNRTVRSRLKKCGVRVINNIVDVSNYLLLETGQPTHFFDREKLGAMGAVSLEVDPAKKGESFSLLDGTSPELDPEILIIRNSGKGVAIAGVMGGAETAVSDATKSVVLESAVFPRESVRKSIRKTGIRSESSVRYEKGLEATTALPVLKRALQLLKENGCPEVKASHPVGYIHTADKKVVIELSLDFLNRKLGTDINRATAEKVLSSLSFVSDWKGDLATVTVPKYRQNYDITIPEDLVEEIGRSLGYASIPVRPLEAEVKPPAQNKARELERLLKKQFSQVLGYNEVFNYSYASESDNLVEGKLEEFVKIKNAMPEEQAFLRTSIFPSLMKNVRLNADRFERVRIFEFGRTYRKAEEPGNESKSFAWAVCDGRKWNEKDIALLEEDFFQVRSGVEQVLRNLNIRSFVWKSENRSYFHPKASLSLYSEGAKIGELGYAHPTLADRMDLKKRTLLGKFDFAALLTVWESLRKANHFKIPSHFPQTEIDLSIVMNSEESSANFAELVRNKSIPELEDLRVTVVFRGGNLPANKKSVSYRFRLVSQDKNLTQERIKEITDTFIGIAQSAGYPLR, encoded by the coding sequence GTGAAATTATCCCTGGATTGGATGAACGAATATGTACCTTTGAGCGAGGTACCGTTGGAAGAGATTCTCAAAAAAATTGCCGCTTCGATCTGCGAGATCGACGGAGTGGAGGATTTCTTTGCGCACTTGGAAAAGGTCGTTTTGGTGCGCATCGATTCTTTGGAAAAACATCCCCAAGCGGATAAGTTACAAGTCGCTCAGGTAAATGACGGGAAAAATAAAATCCAGATCGTTTCGGGTGCGCCTAACCTGCGTGTGGGGGATTTGGTTCCGCTCGCCGTTCCCGGAGCCGTACTGGATGGAAAGGAAATCAGGGATTCTGAGCTCAGAGGAGTCCGGAGTTCCGGCATGCTCTGCTCCGAAAAGGAGCTAGGTCTTTCCGACGAGGATTCGGGAGTTTTTGTAGTAACGGATCCGCAAGCCAAACCGGGAGATGTTTTGCGGGATTTCCTGGGTTTTCGAGATAAAATTCTAGATGTGGATAATAAGTCTATCACGCATCGACCGGACCTTTGGAGTCATTTCGGTTTCGCTCGCGAGCTCGCTGCCCAACTCGGACTTCCGATTCGCTTCCATCCTCTCGAACAGAATTGGGAATTCGACAACAGCGTTCCTCAGCCAAAGGTTTCGGATACCGAATTTGCCCATTCTTACTTTTCCGTAGGAATCGAAGGCGTCAAAATTTCCCCTTCGAATCGAACCGTTCGTTCTCGTCTGAAGAAGTGCGGGGTTCGCGTAATCAATAACATCGTGGACGTATCGAACTATCTGCTGTTGGAAACGGGGCAGCCGACGCATTTTTTCGATCGTGAAAAATTGGGAGCGATGGGAGCAGTTTCTCTCGAAGTCGATCCGGCAAAGAAAGGAGAATCTTTTTCGCTTCTGGACGGCACTTCTCCCGAGTTGGATCCGGAGATTCTAATTATCCGGAATTCCGGTAAGGGAGTCGCGATTGCGGGAGTCATGGGCGGAGCGGAAACCGCAGTCTCGGATGCGACGAAAAGCGTCGTTTTGGAATCCGCCGTTTTTCCCAGGGAATCGGTCCGTAAATCCATCCGTAAAACCGGAATCCGATCCGAATCGTCCGTTCGTTATGAGAAGGGCTTGGAAGCCACGACTGCGCTTCCCGTCCTCAAGAGAGCATTACAACTTTTGAAAGAGAACGGCTGCCCCGAAGTAAAGGCGAGTCATCCCGTGGGATACATTCATACTGCGGATAAGAAAGTCGTCATAGAATTGAGTCTCGATTTTTTAAATAGAAAATTAGGAACCGATATAAACCGAGCGACTGCGGAAAAAGTGCTGAGTAGCCTCTCTTTCGTTTCGGATTGGAAGGGAGATCTCGCGACGGTAACGGTTCCGAAATACAGACAGAATTATGACATCACCATTCCGGAAGACCTGGTGGAAGAGATAGGTAGATCTCTCGGGTATGCGAGCATACCGGTCCGACCGTTGGAAGCGGAAGTCAAGCCTCCGGCACAGAATAAGGCCCGCGAGTTGGAAAGATTATTAAAAAAGCAATTTTCGCAAGTATTAGGATATAACGAAGTCTTTAATTACTCCTACGCGTCCGAGTCAGATAATCTCGTGGAAGGAAAACTCGAGGAATTCGTTAAAATCAAGAACGCGATGCCCGAAGAGCAGGCTTTTCTGCGGACTTCCATTTTCCCTTCCCTGATGAAAAACGTACGTCTGAATGCGGATCGATTCGAACGGGTGAGAATTTTCGAATTCGGGCGGACTTACAGAAAGGCCGAGGAGCCGGGAAACGAATCCAAATCCTTCGCTTGGGCGGTTTGCGACGGAAGAAAATGGAACGAAAAGGATATCGCCCTTTTAGAAGAGGATTTTTTTCAGGTTCGTTCCGGCGTCGAGCAGGTTCTTCGCAATCTGAACATCAGATCCTTTGTTTGGAAGTCCGAGAATCGATCCTATTTTCATCCTAAGGCGAGCCTTTCCCTTTATTCGGAGGGAGCAAAGATCGGAGAATTGGGCTATGCCCATCCCACTCTTGCAGACCGGATGGACCTAAAGAAACGAACCTTACTCGGCAAATTCGATTTTGCCGCTTTGTTGACGGTTTGGGAATCCTTGAGAAAGGCGAATCACTTTAAGATCCCGTCCCATTTCCCTCAGACAGAGATCGATTTGTCCATCGTGATGAATTCGGAAGAGTCTAGCGCCAACTTTGCGGAACTTGTCCGAAACAAATCGATTCCGGAGCTGGAAGACCTGAGAGTGACCGTCGTTTTTCGCGGCGGAAATCTGCCTGCGAATAAAAAATCCGTTTCTTATCGGTTCCGCCTTGTAAGTCAGGATAAAAATTTAACGCAGGAAAGGATTAAGGAAATCACGGATACTTTCATCGGAATTGCCCAATCCGCAGGATATCCTCTACGTTAA
- a CDS encoding 7-carboxy-7-deazaguanine synthase QueE — protein sequence MNSVIHEIYLSVSGEGISTGLPTIFVRFAGCSLRCGMDGSRKLWCDTPYALSPNAGEKMDIESVLSEIRKLSADPVQVLFTGGEPLEGGNRNFSRVLAARLKEERRRHGRFLRVRIETNGAEPISDLEDMIFTLDYKLPGSGMEEKMLHENLHFLNERRDPLDELKFVIRDERDFVRCLEIVERFELQGNLLASPVFGELSPETLVDWIQKSGASKLRLSLQTHKYIWGDKRGV from the coding sequence ATGAATTCCGTAATTCACGAAATCTACTTATCCGTTTCAGGAGAAGGAATCTCGACGGGACTGCCTACAATATTCGTTCGATTTGCGGGTTGTTCTCTCCGTTGCGGAATGGACGGCTCCAGAAAATTATGGTGCGATACTCCCTACGCACTTTCCCCGAATGCGGGAGAGAAGATGGACATCGAATCCGTTCTTTCCGAAATTCGGAAGCTTTCCGCCGATCCGGTACAGGTGCTTTTTACCGGAGGAGAACCGCTGGAAGGAGGCAATCGGAATTTCTCACGGGTTTTGGCTGCAAGATTGAAGGAAGAGAGAAGACGTCATGGTCGTTTTCTTAGGGTTAGAATCGAGACGAACGGTGCCGAGCCGATTTCCGATCTGGAGGATATGATCTTTACCTTAGATTATAAACTTCCCGGTTCGGGAATGGAAGAAAAAATGCTCCATGAGAATTTACATTTTTTGAATGAAAGAAGAGACCCGTTGGATGAACTTAAATTCGTGATCCGGGATGAGAGGGATTTCGTGCGTTGTTTGGAAATCGTGGAACGTTTCGAATTGCAGGGGAACCTTTTGGCGTCTCCCGTTTTCGGAGAATTGTCTCCGGAGACTTTGGTGGATTGGATTCAGAAAAGCGGTGCGTCAAAACTGAGGTTATCCCTACAGACTCATAAATACATTTGGGGGGATAAGAGAGGGGTTTGA